The following is a genomic window from Bacteroidia bacterium.
GCTGTGCGTGATCTGCCAGTAGCGCTTGACGTAGTGCATGCGCGCAAGGTTCTGCGGCAGCTGGTTCGGGAACACCGTGATCGTCATGGAGTTCACCGTGCCACTCGTCATGTGCACCGTGCCGATCGGGTCGCCCGTCGCGGCGTCGGTGAAGATGTAGGTGTTCGGTGCCGTCATCGGTCCGAGCGTCCGGCTCTGCGACGTCGGCGCATATCCGCCGCCGCTGGCCACCACGCGCAGCTCGACCACCACGCGGAAGACTTCGTTCGTCGCGCGCAAGCCGTTCATCGGAGGCGGGAAGTCGTTGTTGAACAGCATGCCGTAGAACTGCAGTTCACCACGATGCACGCCGATCGGCAGGCCCGACGGATCAATGGTCATGGTGAAGGTCTGGAACTGACGCGGACGCGGCGGGGTGAAGTTGTAGCCCTGCAGCGTCGGATCCGGTGTGGACTTGGTCAGCGTGATCCACGGGGTCGTGGTCGTCACATCCCAGAGGAAGTCGCCAAGGGTACCGAAGATGTTCGTCGTCGTCGAGACGGCATAGGTCTTGTTGATCAGGCCCGGTTGTTTGTAGTTGGCCGTGATCTGAATGGGAATGCCCGGATCGTCCACATACGAGGTGATCGGCGAGCCGGGGAAGCCGTAACCGATTTTCGGCGGCGGCGACGGGTTGTCGTCCATGATGATGTCGTCGATCGCGACACAACTGTTGGCGCCGGACGGATTCGTTGCATGGAAAGCGATGTAGTAATTCGCCGGAGCGGAGGGATCGGTATTGAAGTACGGTGCCGTTCCGGGGATTACTCCTGCTGCATCGATAGCGACACCGGTCTGGGGCACAACCCACGTATTCACAACGGACATCGTTGCCGGATTCGGCGTCTGCCCGACAAGCAGAGCAAGCGTGATCGGTCCCGCTGCACCAGGGCAACCGCCGTACTTGAAGCGCACACGATAGCTCGAACCGGCACGCAGCAGTGCGGGCGGGCTGATCAGATAATCGTTGGCGTTCAGATCGGTCAGGTAACCGGCGATGGTACTCGCGGTCGGAACGTAGATGTACACACCCCAGGTGTTCGCGCCGCCATTGTTGATGACAGTCCAACCTGTGCGGAAATTCGGCAAGCCGGAAGCGGGAAGACCTTCGAAATCCTCGAAGCCATACACTTTGTCCGTCTGCACGTTCATGATGTAGGATTTGCTGTCGTTGCCCGGGGCACCGTCACCTGTGTAGAAAGCGCGCACGTGGACCGTGACCGGACCAAGCGCGGTGGGGGTGTACGGTGTGGAGAAGTTCACCGTCGCTTGGCCGCTGGCCCACGTCGGTGAGAAAGTCTGCGACACGCCGTCACCGGTGCTGGCCGGCACGCTGCCCGCCTTGTACACCAAAGTCACGGACGTTGGCGGGGTTTCCCAGCCATTGGTCTTGATCACCGCGCTGACGGTATGCGGCTGGCCCTGCACCTGTGCCCAGCGATCAACCGCGTAGCTCACATTTGCGGATACCACCTCGATATCCTTTTGCGGGAAGTCGCCCACGACAAGATCATCGATCGCCATGCCGCTATAAACGACCGATCCGTCGGATGCTGCACGAATACGAATACGCACGCAGGACTGGCCTGCGAGACCTGTCAGAGTATGCACGGATCGTACCCACGCTGTGTAGGAATCGGCGGTCCAGGATGGTTGATTCGGCGCCGAGTTGAGCGAACCAACGGTGTACCAGTTCAGGGAGCTGGGGCCCGGCGGGAAGGTGCCGAGAGTAATCCAGTTGGTGCCGTTGTTGGTGGTGTATTCCACCCAGGTACCATCCCACACATTCTCGATATTGCGCTTCTGGCTGAAGGCGATCACGGGGTCATTGATGAGCCCGGTAAAAC
Proteins encoded in this region:
- a CDS encoding T9SS type A sorting domain-containing protein encodes the protein MKSPSTYVATPNLRSITALLGSVAVLFLVLTSSASAQYCTAGSTYCGGGDEQISNVTVAGINNNSGCGTGGYSDYTATVTPGAMTAGSSYPISVTNLYAYTGDQVNVWVDWNNNNVFTDAGEAFLLSTTNNALFTGNITCPVGTLTGNKRMRVRLSYYPTLTNLSCGVETFGEVEDYTIAVTGLGDPPPTISLTSSPACGSTANQTVVANITDNGTVAAAVIWFRKNTGTWYNANPTSTVGSTYTFTINHATVGGVVPGDVIWWYIGARDNLNGVATLPSGGSGTTPPGSTPPPAPNSYGIAVSLPYSQSFDAVGHGWTFGGTASTWRVGTPVGLIGTTAASPPNALLWQTTSGQYANNEQSWAMSPPMSFTGLINDPVIAFSQKRNIENVWDGTWVEYTTNNGTNWITLGTFPPGPSSLNWYTVGSLNSAPNQPSWTADSYTAWVRSVHTLTGLAGQSCVRIRIRAASDGSVVYSGMAIDDLVVGDFPQKDIEVVSANVSYAVDRWAQVQGQPHTVSAVIKTNGWETPPTSVTLVYKAGSVPASTGDGVSQTFSPTWASGQATVNFSTPYTPTALGPVTVHVRAFYTGDGAPGNDSKSYIMNVQTDKVYGFEDFEGLPASGLPNFRTGWTVINNGGANTWGVYIYVPTASTIAGYLTDLNANDYLISPPALLRAGSSYRVRFKYGGCPGAAGPITLALLVGQTPNPATMSVVNTWVVPQTGVAIDAAGVIPGTAPYFNTDPSAPANYYIAFHATNPSGANSCVAIDDIIMDDNPSPPPKIGYGFPGSPITSYVDDPGIPIQITANYKQPGLINKTYAVSTTTNIFGTLGDFLWDVTTTTPWITLTKSTPDPTLQGYNFTPPRPRQFQTFTMTIDPSGLPIGVHRGELQFYGMLFNNDFPPPMNGLRATNEVFRVVVELRVVASGGGYAPTSQSRTLGPMTAPNTYIFTDAATGDPIGTVHMTSGTVNSMTITVFPNQLPQNLARMHYVKRYWQITHSGGSWTADITFPYAPQEAAMVQDPLQLRGVRQAVMLGQWENPIAGTTSASDPANSQVKVFSLNPGNVGGNIALAHPYGFVKADGDVPVSFSLDQNYPNPFNPSTSISFGVAEERTVRIVVYNQLGAEVAELVNETMPAGRYTTLFDARDLPSGTYICRMIAGDYVKTIQMMLSK